A part of Streptomyces sp. NBC_01451 genomic DNA contains:
- a CDS encoding GMC oxidoreductase, with the protein MTDTPHTDVLVVGSGIMGAVVARLLRDTDPTLRITMVDGGEAIGTAPGVHLHDVDDPVLWERYNDRVTTGIQGMYTGAEVVREVAGGLGELMPGMFHALAFGEDAEAMPATALAWNAGGMGVHWTAATPWPGGDEVFDFGDPAGWAADLATAHRILAVEPAPIGPTEVGELVLDVLRRRYEGTGPYDRRPQPMPMAVGVPASGPLPRTAPGTILPVLATGGDPAFTLVTGTLVTSLIVSSDGRVGGARLRRVADGTESELRADSVVVCADALRTPQLLFASGIRPDALGRYLNEHAFVTARVLLDLDRFGIGLDALPLPRVGEFCTDSLWLPQNGPAQPFHGQIMDRTYVDDEGRPLAHSVGLALYTPVESRPENRLVFSESATDLAGLPRIGVEFAYSDADRALIGRALSEVRSIAAEFGPFDPETESALLPPGSSLHLTGTVRSGAADDGTSVCGPDGRVWGFDNLYLAGNGVIPTSMAANVTLTGAVTAVRAARAVTAHRAALAAH; encoded by the coding sequence GTGACCGACACCCCCCACACCGATGTCCTCGTCGTCGGCAGCGGCATCATGGGAGCCGTCGTGGCCCGGCTGCTGCGGGACACCGACCCGACGCTGCGCATCACGATGGTCGACGGCGGCGAGGCGATCGGCACGGCCCCCGGTGTGCACCTGCACGACGTCGACGACCCCGTCCTGTGGGAGCGCTACAACGACCGGGTCACCACCGGCATCCAGGGCATGTACACGGGTGCCGAGGTGGTGCGGGAGGTCGCCGGCGGCCTCGGCGAGCTGATGCCCGGCATGTTCCACGCGCTGGCGTTCGGCGAGGACGCCGAGGCGATGCCCGCGACGGCGCTCGCGTGGAACGCGGGCGGCATGGGGGTGCACTGGACCGCCGCGACGCCGTGGCCCGGCGGTGACGAGGTGTTCGACTTCGGCGACCCGGCCGGCTGGGCGGCCGATCTGGCCACCGCCCACCGGATACTCGCGGTCGAACCCGCCCCGATCGGCCCCACGGAGGTCGGCGAACTGGTCCTCGACGTACTGCGCCGACGCTACGAGGGCACCGGACCGTACGACCGGCGCCCGCAGCCCATGCCCATGGCGGTCGGCGTGCCGGCCTCGGGCCCGCTCCCGCGCACCGCCCCGGGGACGATCCTCCCCGTGCTCGCGACGGGCGGCGACCCCGCGTTCACCCTGGTCACCGGCACCCTCGTGACCTCGCTCATCGTGTCGTCGGACGGCCGGGTCGGCGGCGCCCGGCTGCGGCGTGTCGCCGACGGCACCGAGTCCGAACTGCGCGCCGACAGCGTGGTGGTGTGCGCCGACGCGCTGCGCACCCCCCAGTTGCTGTTCGCCTCGGGCATCCGCCCGGACGCCCTGGGCCGGTATCTCAACGAGCACGCCTTCGTCACCGCCCGGGTGCTGCTCGACCTCGACCGGTTCGGCATCGGCCTCGACGCCCTGCCGCTCCCCCGCGTCGGCGAGTTCTGCACGGACTCGCTCTGGCTGCCCCAGAACGGGCCGGCCCAGCCGTTCCACGGCCAGATCATGGACAGGACGTACGTGGACGACGAAGGCCGCCCTCTCGCACACTCCGTGGGCCTCGCGCTGTACACGCCCGTGGAGTCTCGGCCCGAGAACCGGCTCGTGTTCTCGGAGTCGGCCACCGACCTCGCCGGACTGCCCCGGATCGGCGTCGAGTTCGCCTACTCCGACGCCGACCGGGCACTCATCGGGCGTGCGCTGTCCGAAGTCCGGTCGATCGCGGCGGAGTTCGGCCCGTTCGATCCGGAGACCGAGTCGGCGCTGCTCCCGCCGGGCTCGTCACTGCACCTGACCGGGACGGTCCGCTCCGGCGCCGCCGACGACGGCACCAGTGTGTGCGGCCCGGACGGCAGGGTGTGGGGTTTCGACAACCTGTACCTCGCCGGCAACGGCGTGATACCCACCTCGATGGCCGCCAACGTCACGCTCACGGGCGCGGTGACGGCCGTACGGGCGGCCCGAGCCGTCACCGCGCACCGCGCCGCGCTCGCCGCACACTGA
- a CDS encoding ROK family transcriptional regulator, whose product MSGANGMNGLNQSAVRRVNTSVILRALAVSAEPMTLTALAERAGLSRRTIELILDSLVEAGWVTELERVPTSGGAGRPARRYELRAEHALLAAAQITTSGASAVVADVRGRILGRAHGPLRAYLDPQVTLDDVAALVLEALDDAGGSADRLRAGAVAGLGAIDDDGVVRRLVHTTRWEGVNLPEELGRRIRVPWFADNDSNLGALAERWRGVASDHDNVVWAVLGNRTGLGILIRGDVHRGLDGAAGEIIEVASIPVGSVENRPVAWLTSPEPAQRAVALGRFEAAREGDATALAEVDELVENIASILTTLSWTVAPSLIVLGGGLEDAADVLLPRVRAALRRARTPAVELRATILGRDAPLVGAVKLALDRVDTELFGPLVPSA is encoded by the coding sequence ATGTCCGGGGCGAACGGAATGAACGGCCTGAACCAGAGCGCCGTCCGGCGCGTCAACACCTCTGTGATCCTGCGGGCGTTGGCGGTGTCGGCCGAACCGATGACGTTGACGGCGCTCGCCGAACGGGCCGGTCTCTCGCGCCGCACCATCGAACTCATCCTGGACTCGCTCGTCGAGGCGGGCTGGGTGACGGAGCTGGAGCGCGTGCCGACCAGCGGGGGTGCGGGCCGTCCCGCCCGGCGGTACGAACTGCGGGCCGAACACGCCCTGTTGGCGGCTGCGCAGATCACCACCTCGGGTGCCTCGGCGGTCGTCGCCGATGTGCGCGGACGCATCCTCGGCCGGGCCCACGGGCCGCTGCGCGCCTACCTGGATCCGCAGGTCACGCTCGACGACGTCGCCGCGCTGGTGCTGGAGGCGCTCGACGACGCGGGCGGGTCCGCGGACCGTCTGCGCGCCGGTGCGGTCGCGGGCCTCGGTGCCATCGACGACGACGGAGTCGTACGCCGGCTCGTCCACACGACGCGCTGGGAAGGCGTGAACCTGCCCGAAGAGCTCGGGCGACGCATCCGGGTGCCGTGGTTCGCGGACAACGACTCCAACCTCGGTGCGCTCGCGGAGCGTTGGCGCGGTGTGGCCAGCGACCACGACAACGTCGTGTGGGCGGTGCTCGGGAACCGGACCGGTCTCGGCATTCTCATCCGGGGTGACGTGCACCGGGGTCTCGACGGCGCCGCGGGGGAGATCATCGAGGTGGCCTCGATCCCGGTCGGCTCGGTCGAGAACCGCCCGGTGGCCTGGCTCACCTCACCGGAGCCCGCCCAACGCGCGGTCGCACTCGGCCGGTTCGAGGCGGCCCGTGAGGGGGACGCCACCGCGCTCGCCGAGGTCGACGAGCTCGTGGAGAACATCGCGTCGATCCTCACGACCCTGTCGTGGACGGTCGCGCCGTCCCTCATCGTGCTCGGCGGCGGTCTGGAGGACGCGGCCGACGTGCTGCTGCCCCGGGTTCGCGCCGCACTGCGCCGCGCCCGCACCCCGGCCGTCGAACTGCGTGCCACGATCCTGGGCCGCGACGCGCCTCTCGTCGGCGCCGTCAAGCTGGCTCTGGACCGTGTGGACACCGAGCTGTTCGGCCCCCTCGTCCCCAGCGCGTGA